The following coding sequences lie in one Pontibacter sp. G13 genomic window:
- a CDS encoding CRISPR-associated endonuclease Cas6 has product MQYTNISFPEIQLRIRDGHKLRGFFGDQFREVSPLLHNHTEDGTFRNEYPLIQYKVIGGVPQVIGLEAGSQLLIQLYTKIDKIQIEDRIIPVRTKELTCKTVEAGIADQAFIYRFANPYMGLNQKNYPKYRTGKPMERESLLQRILCNHLVGFLKAFNLDTSQPVKVHSNLRERSSQFKNNKMKVFTGSFSTNVLLPPAIGLGKGSARGFGAVLPIDTIGR; this is encoded by the coding sequence ATGCAATACACCAACATCTCATTCCCCGAAATCCAACTCCGGATACGCGACGGACATAAACTCCGAGGATTCTTTGGGGATCAATTCCGCGAGGTCTCTCCCCTACTCCACAACCATACTGAGGACGGAACTTTTCGCAATGAATATCCACTTATCCAGTACAAGGTCATTGGAGGAGTGCCTCAGGTAATTGGGCTGGAAGCAGGCAGCCAACTGCTGATCCAACTCTATACGAAGATTGACAAGATCCAGATCGAAGACCGGATCATCCCTGTCAGGACCAAGGAACTCACTTGCAAGACCGTTGAGGCTGGGATTGCAGACCAAGCATTCATTTACCGATTTGCCAATCCCTACATGGGTCTCAACCAGAAAAACTATCCCAAATACCGGACTGGGAAACCTATGGAGCGGGAATCCCTCCTGCAACGCATCCTGTGCAATCATTTGGTAGGGTTCCTCAAGGCATTTAATCTGGACACCTCTCAACCTGTCAAGGTCCACTCCAACCTTCGGGAACGGTCATCACAATTCAAGAACAACAAAATGAAGGTGTTCACAGGATCATTCTCCACCAATGTGCTCCTGCCTCCCGCCATTGG
- the cas3 gene encoding CRISPR-associated helicase Cas3' produces the protein MESFYSHSQLGPDGTIEGSKTMSQHIQGLRNTVSGKLPPVLNFSYSVDDLEKWIDLLIGFHDLGKYTGFFQTYLLGNLPPSDQPFKQHSRFGAFALFQYILDQSGTPEKAYFSYFMILCHHRNLFWPRENPDNLQDKWMLRSEQREIANIFEVQREQIIPNLGIINQEMRIELSEAHLSPPFEIRKSFTRKLFPKEGNIEHYFLVNYLFSLLIEADKLDASNTPIHVPFRLPAGAVDDFLERLNPPQNPYTEVRQRVRREVVGHLANPHILSKRLFVLTAPTGIGKTLTALDFAIGLREKIYDEEGYTAKIITALPFINIIEQTLDVYQSVFESTDATILAHYQYADVMADDQTLRSTDSRLTYQQKVMQLDTWQADIVITSFVQLLQTLISNKNKTLKKFHHLAGAIIIMDEVQSLRLEQVPFIGTMLYMAAQYLGCRFVLMTATQPLIFELADEHILSLEANQASAQPEVFNLIEDPKPLFREFSRTQIITHFHEEVDSNSPLLELMTSEWDTSQSCLIVLNTVQRSLDIHRDIQALKDKLEIQNPVFYLSTNVVPAVRKDRISEIKQAIESGKAPILISTQVIEAGVDLDFDMGIRDLGPIDSIVQVAGRINRENAPERALSPLHIVDLGDCAKIYGPNTRLHARKALSDSPIPEPEYFELTQMYFKAISDDTYADSRGLYDAVKRLEYDGDSKHSVGAFRVIEESNRYDQVFIELPQASNALRAFQDLYGEDRPQSSISKHEFDRSFKKIFQQHLLTIPKYLTEDLPLISEKVLSIRLIDRQSLSERYACDTGFIRNSDKTKHTHIL, from the coding sequence ATGGAAAGCTTCTATTCTCATTCTCAATTGGGACCAGATGGGACGATTGAAGGTTCCAAGACCATGAGTCAACATATTCAGGGACTTCGTAATACGGTGTCAGGTAAACTCCCGCCAGTGCTCAATTTCAGCTACTCAGTAGATGATTTGGAGAAATGGATTGACCTGCTCATTGGTTTTCACGACTTGGGGAAGTACACCGGTTTTTTTCAGACATATTTGCTTGGGAACCTTCCTCCCTCTGATCAGCCATTCAAGCAACACAGTAGATTTGGTGCTTTTGCCCTCTTTCAATATATCTTAGACCAAAGTGGCACTCCTGAGAAGGCCTATTTTTCGTATTTCATGATCCTTTGTCATCATCGAAACTTATTCTGGCCACGAGAAAATCCAGACAACCTTCAGGATAAATGGATGCTAAGAAGCGAGCAGCGCGAAATAGCGAACATCTTCGAGGTACAACGAGAACAAATTATTCCCAATCTAGGAATCATCAATCAAGAGATGAGGATTGAGCTATCTGAAGCGCATCTCTCTCCCCCTTTCGAAATCAGGAAGTCCTTCACAAGAAAACTCTTTCCCAAGGAGGGAAATATTGAACATTATTTCCTAGTCAATTACCTGTTTTCCCTGCTGATCGAGGCTGATAAATTAGATGCATCAAATACTCCTATTCATGTACCCTTCAGGCTACCAGCTGGTGCTGTAGATGATTTCCTCGAACGGCTCAACCCTCCCCAAAATCCCTATACCGAGGTTCGTCAACGAGTTCGCAGAGAGGTGGTCGGACATCTGGCAAATCCCCATATTCTATCCAAGCGTCTGTTTGTGTTGACTGCTCCGACCGGGATTGGCAAGACCTTGACTGCCTTGGATTTTGCTATTGGGCTCAGGGAGAAAATCTATGATGAAGAGGGATACACCGCCAAAATCATCACAGCGCTTCCATTTATCAATATCATCGAGCAAACGCTTGACGTGTATCAATCTGTTTTCGAGAGCACAGATGCCACAATTTTGGCGCATTATCAATACGCCGATGTGATGGCGGACGACCAAACGCTTCGAAGCACCGACTCGCGGTTGACATATCAGCAAAAGGTGATGCAATTAGATACTTGGCAAGCCGATATTGTGATCACTTCCTTTGTCCAATTGCTACAAACCCTCATTTCCAACAAAAACAAAACCCTCAAGAAATTCCACCATCTGGCGGGAGCTATTATCATCATGGACGAAGTCCAGAGCTTGAGACTCGAGCAGGTGCCATTCATCGGCACAATGCTCTACATGGCGGCCCAATATCTGGGATGTCGATTTGTCTTGATGACAGCCACACAGCCCCTCATTTTCGAACTGGCAGATGAACATATCTTGTCTCTGGAAGCAAACCAAGCATCAGCTCAGCCAGAAGTATTCAATCTCATTGAGGACCCAAAGCCTCTTTTCCGTGAGTTTTCCCGAACTCAAATCATTACGCACTTTCATGAAGAGGTAGACTCCAATAGCCCCCTGCTCGAACTAATGACATCAGAATGGGATACCAGCCAATCTTGTTTGATTGTATTAAACACCGTACAGCGATCCTTGGACATTCATCGGGATATCCAAGCCTTGAAGGACAAATTGGAGATTCAAAATCCTGTATTTTATCTGTCCACCAATGTGGTTCCCGCCGTTCGAAAAGATCGAATTTCCGAAATCAAACAAGCCATCGAATCAGGGAAGGCTCCGATCCTTATTTCCACACAAGTCATCGAAGCCGGCGTTGATCTGGATTTTGATATGGGAATCAGAGATTTGGGGCCTATTGATTCGATCGTCCAAGTAGCTGGAAGAATTAATCGAGAGAACGCACCAGAAAGGGCCTTATCCCCCCTGCACATCGTGGACCTGGGAGATTGCGCAAAGATCTATGGGCCCAATACCCGGCTTCATGCTCGAAAGGCATTATCCGATTCTCCAATTCCAGAACCTGAGTACTTTGAGTTGACCCAGATGTATTTCAAAGCCATCTCTGATGATACCTATGCGGATTCGAGAGGTTTGTATGATGCGGTAAAACGACTTGAATATGACGGAGATTCCAAACACTCAGTCGGTGCATTTCGGGTCATAGAAGAGTCCAACAGATATGATCAGGTTTTCATCGAGTTACCTCAAGCATCAAATGCACTCCGGGCATTTCAGGATTTATATGGCGAGGATAGACCCCAATCTTCGATATCAAAACATGAATTTGATCGATCATTCAAAAAAATATTCCAACAGCATCTACTCACCATCCCTAAGTATTTGACAGAGGACCTACCCTTAATTTCCGAAAAGGTGCTTTCTATCAGACTGATCGATCGTCAATCCCTTTCGGAGAGATATGCCTGTGATACAGGTTTCATCCGAAATTCCGACAAAACGAAACATACTCACATCCTCTAA